The following coding sequences lie in one Crassostrea angulata isolate pt1a10 chromosome 10, ASM2561291v2, whole genome shotgun sequence genomic window:
- the LOC128166283 gene encoding cyclic AMP-dependent transcription factor ATF-4-like has product MDMDILEMDQFPLFEDLAMLDDGSGLSLEYEDGVGKCFPGNDPAPKLVIDQAGKEVLDDLLRLSQNEPLDLDWMETGSLEQFLVGMGADHINTPDTQQVLQATEPIVVIKDTNVNHSVLHDLLTQPITIKQSPTVKVSPEPVVSHELSQIDLMDDGVQASLLSVIASSSNDENEVPAEISFDSGYMDSSLNTSSSSKPDLLDVSSVDSLISSPLSAEEIDSLLSGSEPSSPSSRSDGNDPDYSPYQSDSEEYKSKSRTGGKQKSKKRRSGPYNTSTGDRKDRKRDQNKNAAIRYRNKKREEADLLKLEEDKLAEKNKELNDKVSQLSREINYMKDLISEVCKAKGLKVTFKNKSQ; this is encoded by the exons ATGGACATGGACATTTTGGAAATGGACCAGTTCCCGCTGTTCGAGGATTTGGCGATGCTGGACGATGGGTCCGGCCTCTCGCTGGAGTATGAAGACGGCGTGGGAAAATGTTTCCCTGGTAATGATCCGGCTCCCAAACTGGTCATCGACCAGGCCGGCAAGGAAGTGCTAGATGACCTGCTCCGTCTAAGTCAAAATG AACCATTGGATCTTGACTGGATGGAAACAGGGAGTCTTGAGCAGTTCCTTGTAGGCATGGGAGCAGACCATATCAACACTCCAGACACTCAACAGGTCTTGCAGGCAACAGAGCCAATCGTTGTGATAAAAGACACAAATGTGAACCACAGTGTTCTCCACGATTTGCTCACTCAGCCCATTACGATTAAGCAGTCCCCAACTGTTAAAGTGAGCCCTGAACCAGTGGTTTCACACGAACTGTCACAAATTGACTTGATGGATGATGGTGTTCAAGCATCCTTGCTGTCAGTCATTGCGAGTTCCAGCAATGACGAAAACGAGGTGCCAGCAGAAATATCATTCGACTCCGGTTACATGGACTCGAGTTTGAATACCTCCTCTTCCTCAAAGCCTGACTTGCTTGATGTCAGCAGTGTTGATAGTCTCATCAGCTCTCCTCTCTCTGCTGAAGAGATTGACAGTTTATTATCGGGTTCAGAACCCTCTTCTCCAAGTAGCCGCAGTGATGGCAACGACCCAGACTATTCTCCATACCAGAGCGACAGTGAAGAATACAAATCAAAGTCGCGTACTGGAGGCAAACAGAAATCAAAGAAGAGGCGATCTGGTCCGTATAATACCTCTACTGGAGATCGAAAAGACAGAAAGCGtgatcaaaacaaaaatgcCGCTATTCGATATCGTAACAAAAAACGAGAGGAAGCAGACCTACTCAAGCTTGAAGAAGACAAACTTGCCgaaaaaaacaaagaacttaATGATAAAGTCAGTCAGTTGTCTCGTGAAATCAATTACATGAAAGACcttatttctgaagtttgcaaAGCTAAAGGGTTGAAAGTCACATTTAAAAACAAGTCTCAGTAA
- the LOC128166284 gene encoding SET domain-containing protein 9-like isoform X1, protein MFSLFQRIKLKWLQYRYRFVPWIALNLNQRSARTVDQGHSDKLIADHVVLHSILGLFSGFHQFYLPEQKICLETAYKALASRDPAKIARLNSQATGALLGFTVERGPSTLPQGGTGVFVTSGCVPKGSVVAFYPGTVYYPHEAIFFQSIGNSFIFRCIDGVLIDGNDRGLSKMIFNSCSQRDRQGPFNVCDSSWLTACLQNPLAIGQYVNNQSKELPANVAYQEFSVPMDFPFHLRQFLPNVFYSPHSAEDLTQRALRLVVLVSVRDIGAGEELFSTYFTVVR, encoded by the exons ATGTTCAGTTTATTTCAAAGAATCAAGTTAAAATGGCTCCAATATCGGTACAGATTTGTTCCTTGGATCGCTCTCAACTTGAATCAAAG GTCAGCGAGAACTGTGGATCAAGGTCATAGTGACAAACTAATTGCTGATCATGTGGTACTGCATTCTATTCTGGGTCTGTTTTCTGGATTCCATCAGTTTTACCTGCCTGAACAGAAGATATGTCTGGAGACTGCATATAAAGCACTGGCCAGTAGAGACCCTGCCAAGATAGCCAGACTGAACTCTCAGGCCACAGGGGCTCTACTGGGATTTACAGTAGAGAGGGGGCCCAGTACACTACCCCAGGGAGGGACAGGGGTGTTTGTGACCAGTGGATGTGTCCCCAAGGGATCAGTGGTGGCATTCTACCCAG GCACTGTTTACTATCCACATGAGGCCATTTTCTTCCAAAGCATTGGGAACTCGTTCATCTTCAGATGCATTGACGGTGTGTTGATAGACGGCAATGACAGAGGCCTCTCCAAGATGATTTTCAA ttcatgTTCCCAGAGAGATAGACAAGGCCCATTCAATGTCTGTGATTCATCATGGTTGACCGCTTGTTTACAAAACCCACTAGCAATAGGACAGTATGTCAACAACCAGAGTAAAG AGTTACCTGCTAATGTGGCTTACCAGGAATTCAGTGTGCCTATGGATTTTCCTTTCCATCTGAGACAGTTTCTGCCCAATGTCTTCTACTCCCCACACTCGGCGGAAGATTTAACACAAAG AGCCCTAAGGCTTGTGGTGCTGGTGTCAGTAAGAGATATTGGAGCGGGCGAGGAACTCTTCTCCACCTACTTCACCGTTGTCCGTTGA
- the LOC128166284 gene encoding SET domain-containing protein 9-like isoform X2, protein MFSLFQRIKLKWLQYRYRFVPWIALNLNQRSARTVDQGHSDKLIADHVVLHSILGLFSGFHQFYLPEQKICLETAYKALASRDPAKIARLNSQATGALLGFTVERGPSTLPQGGTGVFVTSGCVPKGSVVAFYPGTVYYPHEAIFFQSIGNSFIFRCIDGVLIDGNDRGLSKMIFNSCSQRDRQGPFNVCDSSWLTACLQNPLAIGQYVNNQKLPANVAYQEFSVPMDFPFHLRQFLPNVFYSPHSAEDLTQRALRLVVLVSVRDIGAGEELFSTYFTVVR, encoded by the exons ATGTTCAGTTTATTTCAAAGAATCAAGTTAAAATGGCTCCAATATCGGTACAGATTTGTTCCTTGGATCGCTCTCAACTTGAATCAAAG GTCAGCGAGAACTGTGGATCAAGGTCATAGTGACAAACTAATTGCTGATCATGTGGTACTGCATTCTATTCTGGGTCTGTTTTCTGGATTCCATCAGTTTTACCTGCCTGAACAGAAGATATGTCTGGAGACTGCATATAAAGCACTGGCCAGTAGAGACCCTGCCAAGATAGCCAGACTGAACTCTCAGGCCACAGGGGCTCTACTGGGATTTACAGTAGAGAGGGGGCCCAGTACACTACCCCAGGGAGGGACAGGGGTGTTTGTGACCAGTGGATGTGTCCCCAAGGGATCAGTGGTGGCATTCTACCCAG GCACTGTTTACTATCCACATGAGGCCATTTTCTTCCAAAGCATTGGGAACTCGTTCATCTTCAGATGCATTGACGGTGTGTTGATAGACGGCAATGACAGAGGCCTCTCCAAGATGATTTTCAA ttcatgTTCCCAGAGAGATAGACAAGGCCCATTCAATGTCTGTGATTCATCATGGTTGACCGCTTGTTTACAAAACCCACTAGCAATAGGACAGTATGTCAACAACCAGA AGTTACCTGCTAATGTGGCTTACCAGGAATTCAGTGTGCCTATGGATTTTCCTTTCCATCTGAGACAGTTTCTGCCCAATGTCTTCTACTCCCCACACTCGGCGGAAGATTTAACACAAAG AGCCCTAAGGCTTGTGGTGCTGGTGTCAGTAAGAGATATTGGAGCGGGCGAGGAACTCTTCTCCACCTACTTCACCGTTGTCCGTTGA